Proteins from a single region of Malaclemys terrapin pileata isolate rMalTer1 chromosome 25, rMalTer1.hap1, whole genome shotgun sequence:
- the ATP5MC1 gene encoding ATP synthase F(0) complex subunit C1, mitochondrial isoform X1, with translation MSRIVVGGDSSRRANKESTFPPQEATGQRTLRRSGQWEWRTRRCTARSVKMQTPVALLASPALFRCCSRALARPVSISVLSRPETQTVQPSGVSHLQLAHREFQTSTTSRDIDTAAKFIGAGAATVGVAGSGAGIGTVFGSLIIGYARNPSLKQQLFSYAILGFALSEAMGLFCLMVAFLILFAM, from the exons ATGTCCCGGATTGTGGTAGGCGGAGACTCATCCCGGAGAGCCAATAAGGAGAGCACGTTCCCTCCCCAGGAGGCAACAGGGCAGCGCACGTTGCGTCGcagcggccaatgggagtggaggACGCGGAGGTGCACGGCAAG ATCAGTCAAAATGCAGACTCCAGTGGCTCTCCTTGCTTCTCCAGCTCTG TTCCGCTGCTGTTCCAGGGCTCTGGCAAGGCCGGTTTCCATATCTGTACTGAGCAGGCCTGAGACTCAGACTGTACAG ccctctggTGTTTCCCATCTACAGCTGGCTCACCGGGAGTTCCAAACAAGCACTACCTCTAGGGATATTGATACTGCTGCTAAGTTCATTGGTGCAGGTGCTGCCACAGTTGGGGTGGCTGGTTCAGGAGCAGGTATTGGAACAGTGTTTGGCAGCTTGATCATTGGCTATGCTAG GAATCCTTCTCTCAAGCAGCAGCTCTTCTCCTACGCCATCCTGGGCTTTGCCCTGTCCGAGGCCATGGGACTCTTCTGTTTGATGGTGGCGTTCCTCATCCTGTTTGCTATGTGA
- the ATP5MC1 gene encoding ATP synthase F(0) complex subunit C1, mitochondrial isoform X2, with the protein MGVEDAEVHGKVSGGAGLALLSRRAAAPELEWGVTVRRSVKMQTPVALLASPALFRCCSRALARPVSISVLSRPETQTVQPSGVSHLQLAHREFQTSTTSRDIDTAAKFIGAGAATVGVAGSGAGIGTVFGSLIIGYARNPSLKQQLFSYAILGFALSEAMGLFCLMVAFLILFAM; encoded by the exons atgggagtggaggACGCGGAGGTGCACGGCAAGGTGAGCGGCGGGGCGGGGCTTGCTCTCCTCTCGCGAAGGGCTGCAGCGCCGGAGCTCGAGTGGGGGGTTACCGTCCGCAG ATCAGTCAAAATGCAGACTCCAGTGGCTCTCCTTGCTTCTCCAGCTCTG TTCCGCTGCTGTTCCAGGGCTCTGGCAAGGCCGGTTTCCATATCTGTACTGAGCAGGCCTGAGACTCAGACTGTACAG ccctctggTGTTTCCCATCTACAGCTGGCTCACCGGGAGTTCCAAACAAGCACTACCTCTAGGGATATTGATACTGCTGCTAAGTTCATTGGTGCAGGTGCTGCCACAGTTGGGGTGGCTGGTTCAGGAGCAGGTATTGGAACAGTGTTTGGCAGCTTGATCATTGGCTATGCTAG GAATCCTTCTCTCAAGCAGCAGCTCTTCTCCTACGCCATCCTGGGCTTTGCCCTGTCCGAGGCCATGGGACTCTTCTGTTTGATGGTGGCGTTCCTCATCCTGTTTGCTATGTGA